The following coding sequences lie in one Arachis ipaensis cultivar K30076 chromosome B03, Araip1.1, whole genome shotgun sequence genomic window:
- the LOC107631218 gene encoding dof zinc finger protein DOF1.4: MLVNIMAPSTTNEWTQTQMIDDQDHKTKAEAPSSSSARVMEKQGQEHVQQQQQQQQQALKCPRCDSSNTKFCYYNNYSLSQPRHFCKACKRYWTRGGTLRNVPVGGGCRKNTKRLKRQSSSSIDATPSPSSSSTHPPTSNINPLFYGVPSSSNNNSNCDLLNLPSFPGFRVSSGYDNDVQPHLSGLGFSSGIMSNIEATGFGSNESNSFLSAYNSIFGSCSSSASTTLLSSTLLQHKFMNGGGFQGLATPEVEGERGGVMGCSSLKEVKGELLGEERGRERLEWQNQMMEHTMGYSDPSSSLYWSTSSSPMAASSWNDQPNIGPSVTSLI; this comes from the exons ATGTTGGTTAATATCATGGCTCCATCAACGACTAACGAATGGACACAG ACTCAAATGATAGATGATCAAGATCACAAGACCAAAGCTGAagctccatcatcatcatctgctagggttatggaaaaacaaggtCAAGAACATgttcagcagcagcagcagcagcagcaacaagcTCTCAAGTGCCCTCGCTGCGATTCATCCAACACCAAATTCTGCTACTACAACAACTACAGCTTATCGCAGCCCAGACACTTCTGCAAAGCCTGCAAGCGATACTGGACAAGAGGTGGAACCCTCCGCAACGTCCCCGTCGGCGGTGGCTGCAGAAAGAACACCAAGCGTCTCAAGCGCCAATCATCTTCTTCCATCGATGccactccttctccttcttcttcttccactcaTCCTCCAACTTCTAATATCAACCCTTTGTTTTATGGGGTACCAAGTAGTAGTAATAATAATAGCAACTGTGATTTGTTGAACctaccttctttccctgggttCAGAGTGAGTTCTGGGTATGATAATGATGTTCAGCCTCACCTAAGTGGGTTAGGTTTTTCATCAGGGATCATGTCCAATATTGAAGCTACTGGATTTGGTTCAAATGAGAGTAACTCCTTTCTTTCGGCTTACAATTCCATCTTCGGTTCGTGTTCTTCATCAGCTTCTACTACCTTGCTGAGTTCCACTCTACTGCAGCATAAATTCATGAATGGTGGTGGATTCCAAGGGCTAGCTACTCCTGAGGTTGAGGGAGAAAGAGGAGGAGTCATGGGTTGTTCTTCTTTGAAAGAAGTGAAAGGTGAATTATTGggagaagagagagggagagagaggttgGAGTGGCAGAATCAGATGATGGAACATACGATGGGCTATTCTGATCCCTCTTCTTCGCTTTATTGGAGCACATCATCATCACCCATGGCTGCTTCTTCTTGGAATGATCAACCCAATATTGGTCCTTCTGTCACTTCACTCATCTAG